Sequence from the Ziziphus jujuba cultivar Dongzao chromosome 9, ASM3175591v1 genome:
ttattaattttttaaaaacaaaaaatatatttttaataaaacaaaaaaaaaaattcagatctaAAACTCAAAAGTCGAGAGTCAAgccttatttttcaattttgcatctTATTCTCCAGCACACAACGCAGCCACCACAGACCACACCAGCCAgccccatctccaatctccatcaGCCATCAAAACCTCCTTCCTCTACCCCTGCTTCTTCTCTCTGCCTCACCAGCCAGCCCCATCTCCAAACTCCATCAGCCATCAAAGCCTCCTTCCTCTACCCCCTGCTTCTTTTCTCTGCCTCACCAGTCAgccccatctccaatctccatcagccatcaaagcctccttcctctacctcctGCTTCTTCTCTAAGAACAAAGGAGAACAGTGAGTCGTTTGAGAGTTGAACTGTTGAAGCAACTGACAGTTGAAAGAACAAAGGAGAACGATTTGGGTTCGGCATTACAGGGTCTTTGAGAGTTCTCTGCAGATTCTTGACGAACGGTGAGTCGTgctaaactttcaaatttagTTCTCTGCAGATTCTCTTTTGTCACTTTCAATTCATTTTGTACTGATATATTTGGTTGTATCTGAATCTTGGTCGACGCTGCAACTGCTAtctcttttatttgacaaaaattccATTCCTTCAGACATCCCCGGTATACAAGTTGTCAGAAACTTTATCTTTCCCCCACTAATGATTAAAAAGCATCTCAGCACATgacatttaaaagtaaaaataacaaattaaacatacatatatatatatatatatatatatataaaagaaagaaagactctTCCAATAGCATTTGCACATGCACCTGATGTGAAAAATAATGCCTAATACCACTACTACTCGTGCTACTCCATTCTTtatctctttcttttccctctttctttttggggtAGGAGATTAATTTGGTTTCTAGTTTTTCAAGAAATTATTTTACAGTGACCCACTTGGGGATGAAGAGTTTTAaggatgtaaatttttttttggctgctttAACATGTGTATGAAAAGGGCAAAAAGAAAAGGGGTACCTATTTGGTTTGACCAATTACGTTCTTttggctgaaaaaaaaaatgattaataagaATTGGACAGCATGAAGCAATAATTAGATTGCCGCTAAAAAGGTAAATAATTACATCTTCTTCAATTAATTGGTATTAATCTTATAAATTTGCTCTATATATTTGTGGTTCTAAATGGACAGATATGGTTTTtagataattttcttttccttactctccaattaattaatgttacttttacatatttattcttaatatttgtggttataaaatgaatgtaatataatttttttggtctttttatttaatctatCTCCTATATATGTAAATGCTTATGTTAGAGTAGGTATTTATCAAGAAACAATTTGTTAATGCTCTCGATCCTCTTCATTTTTGTGGTATTTCTCATTTTCTCttgcttcatttttattttgtagtttagaatacattttatattgtattttacttcATATGCTTGAGTAGTGTATagattaaaaaggaaagaattagacaaattttaactttaaaaaatgttgATGACTCAAATAAGAAATGACAATGCATATTAGCTAAATTGTCATTGTTGGAACTTGGAAGTACTAATTTGGAAGATTGCATAGATATTTAGCCATCTTGTACCTCTTATAGCTTgggaaatgaaaaaattatatatgtgcatatgtgtgaatatattttgctttgtgatttggaaacaaaaaattatatacatgtttattataaggttgttataatattttattttaatatataattttttttggtttgaaaacaTGTAGATAAACATGGATGGACTTCAAATAAATCTTGAATCAAGTAGCTTTGAAATGCCTATTAATTTAGAAGATGTTGCAAGTCCTATGGAGGGAGTCACAAGTGGGCATAAAGTGAAACGCAAGAGAAAACTCACTTCAAAGGTTTGGTCTTACTTTGATGTGCTTCCTTTGGATGTTGATGGTAAGcaaaaatgtaaatgtaaagATTGTGGTACCATTTATCTTTGTGATAGTAAATATGGAACGGGAAATTTGGTGCgtcatttgaaaaattgtgtgaAAAGAGACACTCGTGATATTGGTCAATTATTGATATCTCAAGATAGAGGGACTATCTCATTGAATGCATCTAAATTTAACTTTGAGCATTTTCGAGAATTGGTAACTTCGGCCATAATCATGCATGATTTGCCTTTCCAATTTGTTGAGTATGAGGGAATTAGAAccatatttcaatatttacatCCTGATATACAACTTGTTTCTAGAAATACTACTAAGTCGGATGTTCTTAAAATGCATTTGAAGGAAAAATGTAGGATAAAATGCATGTTGGATGCAACTCCTGGTAGAATTTGTTTGACTTCTGATTTATGGACTTCTGCAACTACTGATGGATATATATGTCTTACTTGCCATTTCATTGACAAAGAGTGGATCTTGCAAAAGAGAGTGTTAAATTTCTGTTATATGCCACCTCCACATACCGGTATAGCATTGGCAGAAAAACTATACTCTTTGTTGTGTGAATGGGGAATTGAGACaaagttattttctttaactttggATAATGCTTCTACCAATGATGTCTCTGTTGATATGTTAGTTACTCAATTGCAATTAAAGGGGGCTGTAGTTTGTGATGGTGATTTTTTTCATCTTAGATGTTGTGCTCATATCATTAATTTGGTAGTACAAGATGGGTTGAAAGATATTGATAATGTTGTTCATAAGATTCGGGAAAGTATTAAATATGTAAGAGGGTCACAAGTAAGAAAACAGAAGTTTTTAGAATGTGTTAAATTGTTGTCAATGGACTCTAAGAGAGGTTTGAGGCAAGATGTGCCTACTAGATGGAACTCTACATATTTAATGCTTGAAAGTGCATTGTACTATCGACGTGTCTTTTGTCATTTGGAGCTAActgattcaaattataaaagttgTCCTTCTAGTCATGAGTGGGAGAAGATTGAAAAGATAAATAGATTCTTGGGTTTGTTTTATGATATCACTTGCATATTTTCGGGCACTAAATATCCTACTTCAAATTTGTACTTTTCCtcggttttcttttgttatgttacattgaaggaaaatattgaaagtgaGGATGATTACTTGAGAACCATGGCTaatcaaatgcttaaaaaatttgagaagtatTGGTCAGAATTTAGTTTGATATTAGCCATTGCAGTGGTTGTGGATCCTCGATATAAGCTTCAATTGGTAGATTGGTgttatagaaaaatttatggagcAAGTGGTTCTAGTGAGTTTATACGTGTGAAgagcaaattattttcaatatttaaggaGTATGTTCAAAAAAGATCTTTGACATCTTCTATACATTCtttggagaaagaaaagagtaacACATCTTGTGGTGTTGGAGAAGATGTCATTTCTTTTAGAAAGACAGCTAGTTCCATTTTGAAAGTAAAtaactcttaaattttttattaattttaattgtttgtatttgtgttaattagtgattatttataattttttgaaaaataatcttattgaaatttttattttctaacactgtaggaatttaatatttgtgaaattgaagagTTAGGTGCCAATACACAAAAATCACAATTAGAGCTTTATTTAGAGGAGCCAAGGATGGCTactgaaattgaattgaatgtgCTTGATTATTGGAAAGCAAATCAGTTTTGTTATCCTGAAGTTGCTTCAATGGCTCGTGATCTATTGAGTATCCCTATATCCACCGTTGCTTCTGAATCTGCTTTTAGCATTGGTGGACGAGTATTAGATCAATTTCGTAGTTCATTAAAGCCTAGCACTGTTGAAGCGATAGTTTGTACAAGAGATTGGTTATTTGGGCAAAgaggtaattatttttattaatgttttctttatttcatttgcatatattaataatttttttgtttcactaatttattttattaatgatttttttgtttcactaattTATGGAATGCAAGAAAAATTTGAAGCACAACTTGAGGATCTTACTGAAGATGTTTTGAGCTGTGATATCAATAAAGAAGAATCTTCAAGTCAATGCTCTAATTATGCTAATACTCAAGCATAAGGTAAtatcaatgttaaaatttatttaatttattttattttattttaacattttaacttttgtattatatttaattgatttttttttattttgatattatgatCCCAGGCTGGATTGTTGAGCACCAAAAATCGACATATTTGGTTTGGAATCTGGACatcgataaataaatttggagcataatgatagttatgtcctttttcctttggttttatatgtattatgataacaatttgataccatttattttattttgtattggtgttttactattattaggacattaaattttatgttggtgtattgaatttgtcttttttagCACATATTAAGACTTATGTAttgtgaattataatttttggcattttaaataagttattttaataaataggttagttttcgggttaataggttaattttcgggttaatcgattagttttcgggttaataggtcaattttcgg
This genomic interval carries:
- the LOC125424304 gene encoding zinc finger BED domain-containing protein DAYSLEEPER-like; amino-acid sequence: MDGLQINLESSSFEMPINLEDVASPMEGVTSGHKVKRKRKLTSKEFNICEIEELGANTQKSQLELYLEEPRMATEIELNVLDYWKANQFCYPEVASMARDLLSIPISTVASESAFSIGGRVLDQFRSSLKPSTVEAIVCTRDWLFGQREKFEAQLEDLTEDVLSCDINKEESSSQCSNYANTQA